One part of the Ralstonia pickettii genome encodes these proteins:
- the leuD gene encoding 3-isopropylmalate dehydratase small subunit, giving the protein MQAFDSIDGLVVPLDRANIDTDAILPKQYLKMIGKTGFGPYLFDEWRYQDRGEPEQDCSTRPRVPDFPLNQARYEGAQILLARENFGCGSSREHAPWALRDWGIRALIAPSFAEIFHGNCFKNGLLPIVLDTDVVDRLFGAVARTPGYRLQVDLAGQSVTTPNGNVYRFDIDPFRKDCLLRGLDEIGLTLQHRSAIAAFEQARRTAEPWLFNSPA; this is encoded by the coding sequence ATGCAGGCTTTTGATTCGATTGACGGACTGGTGGTGCCGCTTGACCGCGCCAATATCGACACCGACGCCATCCTGCCAAAGCAATACCTGAAGATGATCGGCAAGACCGGTTTTGGGCCTTACCTGTTCGACGAGTGGCGCTATCAGGACCGCGGTGAACCGGAGCAGGATTGCTCGACGCGCCCGCGCGTGCCGGATTTTCCGCTCAATCAGGCCCGCTATGAGGGCGCGCAGATCCTGCTGGCGCGCGAGAACTTCGGTTGCGGCTCCAGCCGCGAGCATGCGCCGTGGGCGCTCCGGGATTGGGGCATCCGCGCGCTCATCGCCCCGAGCTTTGCCGAGATATTCCATGGCAATTGCTTCAAGAACGGGCTGCTGCCGATCGTGCTGGACACCGACGTGGTAGACCGCCTGTTCGGGGCCGTCGCACGCACGCCCGGCTATCGGCTGCAGGTCGACCTGGCGGGGCAGTCGGTAACGACGCCGAACGGCAACGTGTACCGCTTCGACATCGACCCTTTCCGAAAAGACTGCCTGCTGCGCGGGCTCGATGAAATCGGCCTGACGCTGCAGCACCGTAGCGCCATCGCCGCATTCGAGCAGGCGCGCCGCACCGCGGAACCCTGGCTATTCAACTCACCAGCATAA
- a CDS encoding MFS transporter, whose translation METQQAVAAGKPWHADLTPTHWRVLTGSFLGWIFDGYEAFALVVVLFPMLHSLLTPAQLATPALYAGIVIGVTLLGWGIGGLVGGVMADYVGRKRMMLWSIFLYALFSGLTTFSQTFVQLCALRFITGLAMGSEWSTGISLLAETWPEKARAKGAGFLQSGFGWGTLIAALIWFGLSSSLPMGQETWRLMFALGALPAFFVLYIRRGVEESEKWKQAVREKRWSATGAAGKGGSDKRPFTLSQLFREPEARRRTFVTLLLSVVTTVGWWAISSWLPTFTIGLAKEQGLANPAGWGSKITILYTVGAIVAYMAAGFIVDAIGRRRFLFLTFLGSLATTYVTYAMTTSVESMSVVAPINGFFTLGCAYVWMAIYPAELFSSTVRSTACSFVFNAARLIAWVFPIIAGSLIHSFGGVANAALALGSVYVLGLVLPWFLPETQGEGLPH comes from the coding sequence ATGGAAACCCAACAAGCGGTCGCTGCGGGCAAGCCCTGGCATGCAGACCTGACCCCCACGCACTGGCGCGTGCTGACCGGCAGCTTTCTGGGCTGGATTTTCGACGGCTACGAAGCCTTCGCGCTCGTCGTCGTGCTATTCCCGATGCTGCATTCGCTGCTCACACCCGCACAGCTGGCGACGCCGGCCCTCTACGCCGGCATCGTCATCGGCGTGACTCTGCTCGGCTGGGGGATCGGCGGCCTGGTGGGCGGCGTGATGGCGGACTATGTCGGGCGCAAGCGGATGATGCTGTGGTCGATCTTTCTGTACGCGCTGTTCTCGGGCCTGACCACGTTCTCGCAGACGTTCGTGCAGTTGTGCGCGCTGCGCTTCATCACCGGTCTGGCGATGGGCAGCGAATGGAGCACGGGCATCTCCCTGCTTGCCGAAACCTGGCCGGAAAAGGCGCGCGCCAAGGGCGCCGGCTTCCTGCAATCCGGTTTTGGCTGGGGCACGCTGATTGCTGCGCTGATCTGGTTTGGTCTGTCGTCGTCGCTCCCGATGGGCCAGGAAACCTGGCGGCTGATGTTTGCCCTCGGCGCACTGCCCGCGTTCTTCGTGCTGTACATCCGCCGCGGTGTCGAGGAGTCGGAAAAATGGAAGCAGGCCGTGCGTGAAAAGCGCTGGAGCGCCACCGGCGCGGCAGGCAAGGGCGGCAGCGACAAGCGGCCCTTCACGCTGTCCCAGTTGTTCCGCGAACCGGAGGCTCGTCGCCGTACGTTCGTCACGCTGTTGCTTTCGGTGGTCACCACCGTCGGCTGGTGGGCGATCTCGAGCTGGCTGCCGACCTTCACCATCGGACTCGCCAAGGAACAAGGTCTGGCCAACCCGGCCGGCTGGGGCTCGAAGATCACGATTCTTTACACGGTTGGCGCCATTGTTGCCTATATGGCCGCCGGCTTCATCGTTGACGCCATTGGCCGCCGCCGCTTCCTGTTCCTGACGTTCCTGGGCTCACTGGCGACGACCTACGTGACCTACGCGATGACGACCTCGGTTGAATCGATGTCCGTCGTTGCGCCCATCAACGGCTTCTTCACGCTGGGCTGCGCCTATGTGTGGATGGCGATCTATCCGGCAGAGCTGTTCAGCTCGACCGTACGCTCGACGGCGTGCAGTTTCGTCTTCAATGCTGCGCGCCTGATCGCCTGGGTGTTTCCGATCATCGCCGGCTCGCTGATCCACTCGTTCGGTGGCGTCGCCAATGCGGCACTGGCGCTTGGCTCGGTCTACGTCCTCGGGCTTGTATTGCCGTGGTTCCTGCCGGAAACGCAGGGGGAAGGTCTACCACACTAA
- a CDS encoding MFS transporter produces the protein MNPGISTAASVAAPREPAWGAVFAMALGVFGLVTAEFLPASLLTPMAESLGVTEGVAGQAVTATATVALVTSLLTAAVTRSIDRRRVLLAFSVLLVASNLAVAFATNLTTILIGRVVLGIALGGFWTMATATAMRLVPPALVPRALSIIFSGVAVATIAAAPLGSYFGHLIGWRNVFLAAAGLGVIAFVSQVATLPSMAPSGTTRLRTLIDVLRRPSVGIGMFATILVFTGHFAFFTYLRPFLEQVAGVGVNGLSAILLGYGIANFVGTSLAGRVLEHRLRPMLIAMPALMVVLGIALVSLGRAPVIDAVLIALWGMAFGGVPVAWSTWVTRTVPDEAESAGGLIVAAVQLAIATGAAAGGVVFDANGAAGVFIGAAVVLAIAVATIVTGVPKRVEVVPAMAE, from the coding sequence ATGAATCCCGGAATCTCCACTGCCGCCTCAGTCGCGGCTCCGCGTGAACCCGCCTGGGGCGCTGTCTTCGCGATGGCGCTGGGGGTGTTCGGGCTCGTCACGGCCGAATTCCTGCCAGCAAGCCTGCTGACGCCCATGGCGGAAAGCCTTGGCGTAACAGAAGGCGTGGCAGGACAGGCCGTCACGGCCACTGCAACCGTTGCGCTGGTCACCAGCTTGCTGACCGCCGCCGTCACGCGTTCCATCGATCGGCGGCGCGTGCTGCTCGCATTCTCGGTGCTGCTCGTGGCATCCAATCTTGCCGTGGCGTTTGCAACCAACCTCACGACGATCCTGATCGGCCGTGTGGTGCTTGGCATTGCACTGGGCGGCTTCTGGACCATGGCAACCGCCACCGCAATGCGACTCGTGCCACCGGCGTTGGTGCCGCGGGCTCTGTCGATCATCTTCAGCGGCGTGGCCGTCGCCACGATTGCCGCGGCGCCGCTGGGCAGCTACTTCGGCCACCTGATCGGCTGGCGCAATGTGTTCCTGGCCGCAGCGGGACTGGGGGTGATTGCGTTCGTATCGCAAGTCGCCACGCTGCCATCGATGGCGCCAAGCGGGACGACGCGCCTGCGCACGCTGATCGACGTGCTGCGTCGCCCGAGCGTCGGCATCGGGATGTTCGCGACGATCCTCGTGTTCACCGGCCACTTTGCGTTCTTCACGTACCTGCGGCCGTTCCTGGAGCAGGTGGCGGGCGTTGGCGTGAACGGGCTGTCGGCGATCCTGCTGGGCTACGGCATTGCCAACTTCGTCGGTACATCGTTGGCCGGCCGCGTACTGGAACACCGGCTGCGCCCAATGCTGATCGCAATGCCCGCGCTGATGGTTGTGCTCGGCATCGCACTTGTGTCGCTGGGCCGCGCGCCGGTCATCGACGCAGTGCTGATCGCACTCTGGGGCATGGCGTTTGGCGGCGTGCCGGTGGCGTGGTCGACATGGGTGACGCGCACCGTGCCCGACGAAGCCGAAAGCGCGGGCGGCCTGATCGTCGCCGCCGTGCAGCTCGCGATTGCAACCGGCGCGGCAGCCGGCGGCGTGGTGTTCGACGCGAACGGCGCGGCCGGTGTGTTCATCGGCGCCGCCGTGGTGCTGGCGATTGCCGTCGCGACCATCGTGACGGGCGTGCCGAAACGCGTCGAGGTGGTGCCGGCGATGGCGGAGTGA
- a CDS encoding AraC family transcriptional regulator, which produces MLTPLPDVHDLVSELLLGMRLSGVQYRRIHVARPFGLSFGKAPGRAQFHFVGRGPVLLRDASGATMRLEAGDAVLLPQGTPHALLSDPDTPCREIAGFESAKICDTVASVGVGAEAAPGDALIFSACMELDLGGMQPLVGTMPEFMHVGTLLARYPEIRPMLDAMERESCSERAGFAGILARLADVVAAFIVRGWVECGCGDATGWVQALREPKLGPAIVALHRDPGRNWSVAELAAQAGVSRSVFAERFLAATGMTPVRYLTELRMRLAAQWITRDREAIEAVAYRLGYGSLAAFSRAFKRVVGRPPGAMRAEGAEADA; this is translated from the coding sequence ATGCTGACTCCCCTCCCCGACGTGCACGACCTTGTCAGCGAGCTGCTGCTCGGCATGCGGCTGAGCGGCGTCCAGTACCGCCGTATCCACGTGGCGCGGCCCTTTGGGCTGAGCTTTGGCAAGGCGCCGGGGCGCGCGCAGTTTCACTTCGTGGGGCGCGGGCCGGTGCTGCTGCGCGACGCGTCTGGGGCGACGATGCGGCTGGAAGCGGGCGATGCGGTGTTGCTGCCGCAGGGCACCCCGCACGCGTTGCTGTCCGATCCGGATACGCCGTGCCGCGAGATCGCCGGCTTTGAATCCGCGAAGATCTGCGACACGGTGGCGTCGGTTGGCGTCGGGGCGGAAGCGGCCCCGGGCGATGCGCTCATTTTCAGCGCCTGCATGGAGCTGGACCTGGGCGGCATGCAGCCCCTGGTGGGCACGATGCCGGAGTTCATGCATGTCGGCACCCTGCTCGCGCGCTACCCGGAAATCCGCCCGATGCTCGACGCGATGGAGCGCGAATCGTGCTCGGAGCGCGCAGGTTTTGCGGGCATCCTCGCGCGGCTGGCGGACGTGGTGGCCGCCTTCATCGTGCGCGGCTGGGTGGAGTGCGGCTGCGGCGACGCCACGGGCTGGGTGCAGGCGCTGCGCGAGCCGAAACTCGGTCCGGCGATCGTCGCCCTGCATCGTGACCCGGGGCGCAACTGGAGCGTCGCGGAGCTGGCAGCGCAAGCCGGCGTCTCGCGTTCGGTGTTTGCCGAGCGCTTCCTGGCGGCGACCGGAATGACGCCCGTGCGCTATCTGACCGAGCTGCGGATGCGGCTCGCCGCACAATGGATCACGCGTGACCGCGAGGCGATCGAAGCCGTCGCGTACCGGCTCGGCTATGGATCGCTCGCTGCGTTCAGCCGCGCGTTCAAGCGGGTGGTCGGACGGCCGCCGGGGGCCATGCGCGCAGAGGGTGCGGAAGCCGACGCGTGA
- a CDS encoding LysR family transcriptional regulator: MKLHQLRILLAVAQHGSIHEASRGLHISQPALSKTIAELERELGVTLLSRSVRGVSLTAYGMALVKRASVVEQELRHALEDIEAIRGHAEAELNIGFTAVASSGPLPDAMAAFRTRFPNVALRGFEQRSQQILEGLREGRIDLGLISTNSGPGTSSFQWEPLFSVPMRLAVRPGHPLRRTRKLRSLLDADWLVLDPLDDPGSPMASLMRLHRLEIPHRIVQSGSNLLGLQLATKTDLVSMWSDFVFTNTLGPLRTISGALEVLPMEDELPDFSVYMVYRSADLMTHACAEFSKEIRHAAQRYRHR; this comes from the coding sequence GTGAAGCTGCACCAGTTGCGCATCCTGCTTGCCGTGGCACAGCACGGCAGCATTCACGAGGCCTCGCGCGGGTTGCATATCTCGCAGCCGGCGTTGTCCAAGACGATTGCGGAACTGGAACGGGAGCTCGGCGTCACGCTGCTGTCGCGTTCGGTGCGCGGCGTGAGCCTGACGGCGTATGGGATGGCGCTCGTCAAACGGGCCAGCGTGGTTGAGCAGGAACTGCGTCACGCGCTGGAAGACATCGAAGCCATTCGCGGCCACGCAGAGGCCGAACTGAACATCGGCTTTACCGCCGTCGCCTCCAGCGGCCCGCTACCGGATGCCATGGCGGCATTCCGCACGCGCTTTCCCAATGTGGCGTTGCGCGGTTTCGAACAGCGCTCGCAGCAAATTCTTGAAGGTCTGCGCGAAGGCCGCATCGATCTGGGGTTGATCTCCACCAACAGCGGGCCCGGCACGAGCAGCTTCCAGTGGGAGCCGTTATTCTCCGTGCCGATGCGCTTGGCGGTGCGCCCCGGTCATCCGCTACGGCGCACGCGCAAGCTGCGCTCGCTCCTGGATGCCGACTGGCTGGTGCTGGACCCGCTGGATGACCCTGGCAGCCCGATGGCAAGCCTAATGCGGCTGCACCGGCTGGAAATCCCGCACCGGATCGTGCAGAGCGGCTCCAACCTGCTCGGCCTGCAACTGGCTACCAAGACGGACCTGGTGAGCATGTGGTCGGATTTTGTCTTCACCAACACACTGGGGCCGCTGCGTACGATTTCGGGCGCGCTGGAGGTGCTCCCCATGGAAGACGAATTACCCGACTTCAGCGTCTACATGGTCTACCGATCGGCGGACCTGATGACGCATGCCTGCGCGGAATTCAGCAAGGAGATTCGGCATGCGGCGCAGCGCTATCGTCATCGCTGA
- a CDS encoding MFS transporter gives MNDATLQTTALPASAVAAPKPAGQARLIAACSIGNALEMYDFTVYSFFALMIGKLFFPSDSAYGSLLLAVATFGIGFVMRPLGGFVIGNYADRHGRKAAMTLTIGLMVIGTLCLAVAPTYATAGLLGPLVILAGRLLQGFSLGGEIGASTAMLMESGGIRGRGFRVSWQLGSQGIAALCGALTAAILYGSLSPEALQSWGWRVPFFLGLLIAPVGLYIRSHLDETHTAEAHAPSPLGTLFRDHGGLVIKGVLTIIGGTVGTYLVIYFMPTYMIRELHLPASLSLLAGCVTGLTSFGASLLSGWLADRLPRRKPLVVGATLVTVAALYPAFWLMTHYPSVPLVLALSALLTGTLYLGTTPMLLMMMELLPIKVRASGLSVIYAIGVTVFGGSCQFVVTWLLARTGNPLSPAFYMMACSAITLLTVLSLREAHETD, from the coding sequence ATGAACGACGCCACCTTGCAGACTACGGCCCTGCCCGCCTCGGCCGTTGCTGCGCCCAAGCCCGCCGGCCAGGCGCGATTGATCGCCGCGTGCTCGATCGGCAATGCGCTGGAGATGTACGACTTCACGGTCTACAGCTTCTTCGCGCTGATGATCGGCAAGCTGTTTTTTCCGTCAGACAGCGCGTACGGCTCGTTGCTGCTCGCGGTGGCGACGTTCGGCATCGGCTTTGTGATGCGGCCGCTGGGCGGTTTCGTCATCGGCAACTACGCAGACCGCCACGGACGCAAGGCCGCAATGACGCTGACAATCGGGCTGATGGTCATCGGCACGCTGTGCCTGGCGGTTGCGCCGACATACGCCACCGCAGGCCTGCTCGGCCCGCTGGTGATCCTTGCCGGCCGATTGCTGCAGGGCTTCTCGCTGGGCGGTGAAATCGGCGCGTCGACGGCGATGCTGATGGAGTCCGGCGGTATCCGCGGGCGCGGTTTTCGCGTGAGCTGGCAGTTGGGCAGCCAGGGCATTGCAGCGCTGTGCGGCGCGCTGACTGCAGCCATTCTGTACGGCAGCCTGTCGCCGGAAGCGCTGCAGAGCTGGGGCTGGCGTGTGCCGTTCTTCCTTGGCCTGCTGATTGCGCCGGTGGGCCTGTATATCCGCTCGCACCTGGATGAAACGCACACCGCCGAGGCGCATGCACCGAGTCCGCTCGGCACCTTGTTCCGAGATCACGGCGGGCTGGTCATCAAGGGCGTGCTCACGATCATCGGCGGGACCGTCGGCACGTATCTGGTCATCTACTTCATGCCGACCTACATGATCCGCGAGCTGCATCTGCCGGCTTCGCTGTCGCTGCTGGCCGGTTGCGTGACGGGGCTGACGAGCTTCGGCGCGTCGCTCCTTTCCGGTTGGCTGGCCGACCGCCTGCCGCGCCGCAAGCCGCTGGTAGTGGGCGCAACGCTGGTCACCGTGGCGGCGCTCTATCCGGCCTTCTGGCTGATGACGCATTACCCGAGCGTGCCGCTGGTGCTGGCACTGTCGGCGTTGCTCACCGGCACGCTGTACCTGGGCACCACGCCCATGCTGCTCATGATGATGGAGCTGCTGCCCATCAAGGTGCGCGCCAGCGGCCTGTCGGTCATCTATGCGATCGGCGTCACGGTGTTTGGCGGCTCGTGCCAGTTTGTTGTGACGTGGCTGCTGGCCCGCACCGGCAATCCGCTCTCCCCTGCCTTTTACATGATGGCGTGCAGCGCCATCACGCTGCTGACCGTGCTGAGCCTGCGCGAAGCGCACGAAACCGATTGA
- a CDS encoding M20 aminoacylase family protein: protein MTKAPTLTPFQLLPHLLPPVHIDAETFVNIRRQIHAQPELGFEVGATSTLVADLLKSWGYEVHTGIGKSGVVGQLKLGNGTRRLGIRADMDALPIVEATGLPYASRNRGKMHACGHDGHTAILLAAAKALAESRDFDGTLNLIFQPDEENLCGARAMIEDGLFERFPCDAVYALHNMPGVPAGSFRVLPGPVSLSSDVADVTIKGMGGHGAMPHRARDPIAASAAIITALQTVVARNVAPDDTAVVSVGFIRGGATHNVIPESVTIGLNVRAARPETRALVEMRIREIVSLTAQAHGVQAQIDYRQLTPPMVNTEAETQLAQRVCTELVGAANVVTQAPKGLNGSEDFAWMLNEVPGCYLILGNGEGEFGGCMVHNPGYDFNDQVLPLGAAAWVRLAQTYLSAA from the coding sequence ATGACCAAAGCCCCCACGCTCACGCCGTTCCAACTGTTGCCGCATCTCCTGCCGCCCGTCCATATCGATGCAGAAACGTTCGTCAACATCCGCCGTCAGATCCACGCGCAGCCCGAACTCGGTTTCGAGGTGGGCGCCACCAGCACGTTGGTGGCCGATCTGCTCAAGAGTTGGGGTTACGAGGTGCACACGGGCATCGGCAAGAGCGGCGTGGTGGGCCAACTGAAGCTGGGCAACGGCACGCGCCGCCTTGGCATTCGGGCGGACATGGACGCCCTGCCCATTGTTGAAGCGACCGGCCTGCCCTACGCCAGCCGCAACCGCGGCAAGATGCATGCGTGCGGCCACGACGGGCACACCGCCATCCTGCTCGCCGCAGCCAAGGCGCTGGCCGAGAGCCGCGATTTTGATGGCACGCTGAATCTCATCTTCCAGCCCGATGAAGAAAACCTGTGCGGTGCGCGCGCCATGATCGAAGACGGCCTCTTCGAACGCTTCCCCTGCGATGCCGTCTATGCCTTGCACAACATGCCGGGCGTGCCGGCCGGCAGCTTCCGCGTGCTGCCGGGACCGGTGAGCCTGTCCTCCGACGTGGCCGACGTCACCATCAAGGGCATGGGCGGACACGGTGCGATGCCGCATCGCGCGCGTGATCCGATTGCCGCGTCGGCCGCCATCATCACCGCGTTGCAAACCGTGGTCGCACGCAATGTCGCGCCTGACGACACGGCGGTGGTGTCGGTCGGTTTCATTCGCGGCGGTGCAACGCACAACGTGATTCCCGAATCGGTGACGATCGGCCTGAATGTGCGCGCAGCGCGACCGGAAACGCGTGCGCTGGTGGAAATGCGCATTCGCGAGATTGTCAGCCTCACCGCACAGGCCCATGGCGTCCAGGCGCAGATCGACTATCGTCAATTGACGCCGCCCATGGTCAATACCGAGGCCGAGACGCAACTGGCGCAGCGGGTCTGTACCGAACTGGTAGGCGCGGCCAACGTCGTCACCCAGGCGCCCAAGGGGCTCAACGGCAGCGAAGACTTTGCCTGGATGCTCAATGAAGTGCCGGGCTGCTACCTGATCCTCGGCAATGGCGAAGGCGAATTCGGCGGCTGCATGGTGCACAACCCCGGCTACGACTTCAACGACCAGGTGTTGCCGTTGGGCGCAGCCGCCTGGGTGCGTCTGGCGCAAACCTACCTGAGCGCCGCGTGA
- a CDS encoding amidase yields MQANPSQAATPAAANEEIVQWSAIELSRRIHARDVSCVEVMEAFLAQIDRHNPTVNAVVARIDAESAIDQARERDVLLSQGLSGGWMHGFPQAPKDLAATAGMVTAMGSLAMARNVPTHDSIVVERIRRQGTVLIGKTNTPEFGLGSHTYNRVYGTTRNAWNPERSAGGSSGGTAAALALNMLPVADGSDMMGSLRNPAAWNNIYGLRPSLGRVPYGPTGDVFFQQLGTEGPMARNPQDLAWLLATQAGYDPRAPLSLSDDPACFMQPLHRDFRQARIGWLGDFGGYLAIDAEVLAVNEHALDTFDTLGCHVETVRPFFAMDALWECWCTLRALSVSGNLGLLYANAATRDLLKPEAIWEIEHGRSRTAIDINRAIATRASWYQALLRQFAHYDFLVLPCTQVAPFPAEEHWPKAVAGRAMDTYHRWMEVVIGATLAGVPAASLPSGLTADGLPLGLQVIAPPRSEFALLQLAAAWHEAFAPARAASPLLG; encoded by the coding sequence ATGCAAGCGAATCCGAGCCAAGCTGCAACACCTGCGGCCGCCAACGAAGAGATCGTCCAATGGAGCGCGATCGAACTGTCCCGGCGTATCCACGCGCGCGATGTGTCGTGCGTGGAAGTCATGGAAGCGTTCCTTGCACAGATCGATCGTCATAACCCGACGGTGAACGCCGTCGTGGCCCGCATCGATGCCGAATCGGCCATCGACCAGGCACGCGAGCGGGATGTGCTGCTGTCGCAAGGTTTGTCCGGCGGCTGGATGCATGGCTTTCCGCAAGCGCCCAAGGATCTTGCGGCCACCGCAGGCATGGTGACGGCGATGGGCAGCCTCGCCATGGCGCGCAATGTGCCGACGCATGACAGCATCGTCGTCGAGCGCATTCGCCGGCAAGGCACGGTGCTGATCGGCAAGACGAATACGCCTGAGTTCGGGCTCGGCTCGCACACCTACAACCGCGTGTACGGCACTACGCGCAACGCCTGGAACCCCGAGCGCTCGGCCGGCGGCAGCAGCGGTGGCACGGCCGCCGCGCTGGCGCTGAACATGCTGCCCGTGGCCGACGGCAGCGACATGATGGGCTCTCTGCGCAACCCCGCCGCCTGGAACAACATCTACGGCCTGCGTCCGAGCCTCGGTCGTGTGCCTTACGGCCCCACCGGCGACGTGTTCTTCCAGCAGCTGGGTACCGAAGGCCCGATGGCGCGCAATCCGCAAGACCTCGCCTGGTTGCTCGCCACGCAGGCCGGCTACGACCCGCGTGCGCCGCTGTCGCTGAGTGATGATCCGGCGTGCTTCATGCAGCCGCTGCACCGTGACTTCCGGCAGGCCCGCATTGGCTGGTTGGGCGATTTCGGGGGCTACCTTGCCATCGACGCCGAAGTGTTGGCCGTCAACGAGCATGCGCTCGACACGTTCGACACGCTGGGCTGCCATGTCGAGACCGTGCGGCCTTTCTTCGCCATGGATGCGCTGTGGGAATGCTGGTGCACGCTGCGCGCGCTGAGTGTGTCCGGCAACCTCGGGCTGCTGTACGCCAACGCCGCCACGCGCGATTTGCTCAAGCCCGAAGCGATCTGGGAAATCGAGCACGGACGCAGCCGCACCGCCATCGACATCAACCGTGCCATCGCCACACGGGCAAGCTGGTACCAGGCGCTGCTGCGGCAGTTTGCGCACTACGATTTCCTCGTCCTGCCTTGCACGCAGGTTGCGCCCTTCCCCGCCGAAGAGCACTGGCCCAAGGCCGTAGCAGGCCGCGCGATGGACACATACCACCGCTGGATGGAAGTCGTGATTGGCGCCACGCTGGCGGGCGTGCCGGCCGCGAGCCTGCCGTCGGGCTTGACCGCTGATGGCCTGCCGCTGGGCCTGCAGGTGATTGCGCCGCCCCGGTCGGAGTTTGCGTTGCTGCAGCTTGCGGCCGCGTGGCACGAAGCGTTCGCGCCGGCACGTGCCGCGTCGCCGCTATTGGGCTGA
- a CDS encoding LysR substrate-binding domain-containing protein: MLNTGFDAFAQAIDAIRGTQAQPGRQRVTLTAPMGLAARWLVPRLGEFATQHPEVDLRIHASDTVVDPHGGSADLAVRYGDTRATGGGLITEHLFGDAYAPVCHPGLNVRSHDDLTRVPLIHSGWQRTLPQAIGWPMWARAAGIDHMLKTDTGIVLSDDGHAMSAAMAGQGVILANLPLVRDALEAGTLVQPFAAPVIQRYAFWAVAPSARLEDAAVRAVWDWLCACRENTARVHRSAQ; encoded by the coding sequence GTGCTCAACACCGGCTTTGATGCGTTTGCGCAGGCCATCGATGCCATTCGCGGCACGCAGGCACAACCGGGGCGTCAGCGCGTGACGCTCACGGCGCCGATGGGGCTTGCTGCGCGCTGGCTGGTGCCGCGGCTTGGTGAATTTGCGACGCAGCATCCGGAGGTGGATCTGCGCATTCATGCGTCCGACACCGTGGTCGACCCGCATGGCGGCAGCGCAGACCTTGCCGTGCGCTATGGCGATACGCGCGCCACGGGGGGCGGCCTCATCACCGAACATCTCTTTGGCGACGCCTATGCGCCCGTCTGCCACCCTGGCCTGAACGTGCGGTCGCACGACGATCTGACGCGCGTGCCGCTCATCCACTCCGGATGGCAGCGCACGCTGCCGCAGGCGATCGGCTGGCCGATGTGGGCACGCGCCGCCGGTATCGACCACATGCTCAAGACGGACACGGGCATCGTGCTCTCCGACGACGGGCACGCCATGTCGGCGGCCATGGCCGGGCAAGGCGTGATCCTGGCGAACCTGCCGCTGGTGCGCGATGCGCTGGAGGCGGGCACGCTCGTCCAGCCTTTCGCAGCGCCGGTCATTCAGCGCTATGCGTTCTGGGCCGTGGCGCCATCTGCGCGGCTTGAAGACGCTGCCGTGCGCGCGGTGTGGGATTGGCTATGCGCGTGCCGGGAAAACACGGCACGTGTGCATCGCTCAGCCCAATAG
- a CDS encoding NAD(P)H-dependent oxidoreductase yields the protein MNKRLVILSARGDFGYGPGQRIAHLNHVEAGVATAFSYIGITDVASVAIEYDEFADKRLRASIASAENEVDALVARMAAAVEAA from the coding sequence ATGAACAAGCGCCTCGTCATCCTCAGCGCACGCGGCGATTTCGGTTACGGCCCCGGCCAGCGCATTGCCCACCTGAACCACGTCGAGGCCGGCGTCGCCACGGCATTCAGCTACATCGGCATCACCGATGTGGCATCCGTCGCCATCGAATACGACGAGTTTGCCGACAAGCGGTTACGCGCGTCCATCGCATCGGCGGAAAACGAGGTCGATGCACTGGTCGCGCGGATGGCCGCCGCCGTGGAAGCGGCCTAG